DNA from Acetomicrobium sp. S15 = DSM 107314:
GATCTACGTCCCTCGCATAGACCTTGCGCGCTCCCAAGCGCCAGCACGCTATAGAGAGTATCCCGGAGCCGCTGCCCACATCTATCGCTGTCATACCGGGGCGGCAATGGCGACTCAAGGTGCATGGATGAAGTAGCCGACGAATCTGTTCATCTTGTCATTACATCTCCGCCATATTGGCAATTAAAAGATTATGGAAACGAGAAGCAGATTGGCTTCAATGATTCTCTTGGCTATCGCCACGGCGGGCGACTCGCGCACGTCGTCGGTGTCGGGCTTGAAGCTCAATCCCCAAAGCGCTATGCGCACGCCCTTAAGGTCGCCGTTGAAA
Protein-coding regions in this window:
- a CDS encoding 50S ribosomal protein L11 methyltransferase; the protein is MSRHCRPGMTAIDVGSGSGILSIACWRLGARKVYARDVD
- a CDS encoding UDP binding domain-containing protein, which produces MRIALWGLSFKPDTDDVRESPAVAIAKRIIEANLLLVSIIF